The following are from one region of the Dermacentor albipictus isolate Rhodes 1998 colony chromosome 5, USDA_Dalb.pri_finalv2, whole genome shotgun sequence genome:
- the LOC135906373 gene encoding protein lozenge-like isoform X2, whose translation MKNGAGPGKSFTLTITLSTNPPQVATYAKAIKVTVDGPREPRRALLLLSPFSGQQQQFRAFATAFGQRPPFLDPLREWDHLRRKTAEQWALDIPRRIPGAGSHHELAQAALQQLSAADAHWGAAYPHYNPYLAPATATGGFSTAPVPVSYSLDASAAVATSLAANVSSLAAVAASDNVAGLSLHNTLLDSSHSPASLASCPVDSIGSHSGAAAVPSTLLGTASTPSSDSPLSSTRSLTLDVNALSGGNALQNQHSDSLLTPPRVNKSPPSLLLGSSNGNGGGGGSSSSSPSSSSLDFLPNPANYGGFLPTHSYYGSNGTSTGTSSTTTQPHTTTGVYLSPPVMPPSLLYPQLYGSMSHPSFQFLGNDLKCVIDAAGLGTTTTTTQQTQQQRPDNALVHADAASIRAQQHQLQSLAPQQQQQQQHAADDVVVPQTPSLAGSVLDSLRTPGDHHSVWRPY comes from the exons GGGCTCTGCTCCTTCTGTCCCCCTTCTCAGGCCAACAGCAGCAGTTCCGCGCATTCGCCACCGCATTCGGCCAGCGGCCCCCTTTCCTGGACCCTCTGCGGGAGTGGGACCACCTGCGTCGCAAGACGGCGGAGCAGTGGGCGCTGGACATACCCCGGAGGATACCCGGCGCTGGATCGCACCACG AGCTGGCGCAGGCAGCGCTGCAGCAACTGAGCGCCGCCGACGCTCACTGGGGCGCGGCTTACCCTCACTACAACCCGTACCTCGCTCCGGCCACGGCCACCGGTGGCTTCAGCACTGCGCCCGTGCCGGTCAGCTACTCGCTGGACGCCAGCGCCGCAGTGGCCACTTCGCTCGCGGCCAACGTCTCCTCCCTGGCCGCCGTCGCGGCGTCCGACAACGTTGCGGGGCTATCTCTGCACAACA CGCTCCTGGACAGCAGCCACTCTCCGGCGAGCCTCGCCTCCTGTCCCGTGGATTCGATAGGCAGCCACTCCGGAGCCGCGGCCGTGCCGTCCACGCTCCTAGGCACAGCCTCGACGCCTTCCTCCGACTCGCCGCTCTCCAGCACGCGGTCGCTGACGCTCGACGTAAACGCCCTGTCCGGAGGCAACGCGCTGCAGAACCAACACTCGGACTCGCTCCTCACGCCTCCGCGCGTCAACAAGTCGCCGCCGTCCCTGCTGCTGGGTAGCAGCAACGGCAACGGAGGAGGCGGCGGCAGCTCGAGCTCGTCGCCTTCCTCTTCGAGCCTCGACTTCCTGCCCAATCCAGCCAACTACGGCGGGTTCCTGCCCACGCACTCCTACTACGGTAGCAACGGCACGTCGACGGGCACGTCATCGACCACGACGCAGCCGCACACGACTACGGGCGTCTACCTGAGCCCGCCGGTGATGCCGCCGTCGCTGCTCTACCCGCAGCTGTACGGATCCATGTCCCACCCGTCCTTCCAGTTCCTGGGCAACGACCTGAAGTGTGTCATCGACGCGGCAGGACTCGGtacgactacgacgacgacgcAGCAGACGCAACAGCAGAGGCCGGACAACGCGCTCGTTCACGCGGACGCGGCAAGCATCAGGGCGCAGCAACACCAGCTGCAGTCACTGGCaccgcaacagcagcagcagcagcaacacgcGGCGGACGATGTGGTCGTGCCACAGACCCCGTCGCTCGCAGGATCGGTGCTGGATTCGTTACGGACGCCGGGAGACCACCACAGCGTTTGGAGGCCGTACTGA
- the LOC139060583 gene encoding uncharacterized protein, with product MEPELRAHVNLPVVPIYPSPPVLEEAPINREGLYVIIAAAGVSNLGFACALTYSFTSYSRLKRNAEEVRQYIAAAPGGAKADADQHKSGGFTRQPSEAGGSGMSDALSATVLLYAGNEISEDLERLRAEDRNRSDASSRSANDHFPVFARQETSAGRSDANASKLR from the coding sequence ATGGAACCCGAGCTTCGGGCGCATGTCAACCTGCCGGTGGTGCCGATCTACCCATCGCCTCCTGTGTTAGAGGAGGCGCCGATCAACCGCGAGGGCCTGTACGTGATCATCGCCGCGGCGGGCGTCTCCAACCTGGGATTCGCCTGCGCCCTCACGTACTCCTTCACCAGCTACAGCAGGCTGAAGCGGAACGCCGAGGAGGTGCGCCAATACATCGCGGCGGCCCCCGGCGGCGCCAAAGCGGACGCTGACCAGCATAAGAGCGGCGGTTTTACTAGGCAGCCTTCCGAAGCTGGCGGTTCTGGGATGAGTGACGCACTCTCGGCGACCGTTCTGCTGTACGCTGGGAACGAGATCAGCGAAGACCTGGAAAGACTGCGCGCAGAAGACCGGAACAGAAGCGACGCCTCTTCACGAAGCGCCAACGACCATTTCCCTGTGTTCGCCCGGCAGGAGACCTCGGCCGGCCGCAGCGATGCGAACGCTTCAAAACTGCGGTAG